A genomic region of Miscanthus floridulus cultivar M001 chromosome 3, ASM1932011v1, whole genome shotgun sequence contains the following coding sequences:
- the LOC136542972 gene encoding glycine-rich cell wall structural protein 1.0-like, translated as MATVYRLPRNAICAPCHEGAKAIIGFLNKDDEQQQEEGGHGSVLKSRGRRRAGAGAEGRAREDAGGRRVGEGVGGRARDAEGRRAWAGAGDRVRVSACGGGRRGPGAERRGSAGARGRAPGAGRGTSRVSSRGRAPGAGCGTPSVGRRGRARARARDRGLVWVGAEGRVRDAERRGTGAGCRAPGTEGGRGCGGGHGTGGGNPRRAGSLTASVEEDSAQTDSRASVLLFILPPICRGGS; from the exons ATGGCGACCGTGTACAGGCTTCCGAGGAACGCCATCTGTGCTCCCTGCCACGAGGGCGCCAAGGCCATCATCGGATTTCTGAACAAGGATGATGAGCAGCAGCAAGAAGAGGGCGGCCATGGCTCTGTGCTCAAGTCCAGAGG tcgtcggcgtgcgggggcgggcgccgaggGCCGAGCGCGGGAGGACGCTGGGGGTCGGCGCGTGGGGGAGGGcgtcgggggccgggcgcgggacgccgagGGTCGGCGCGCGTgggcgggcgccggggaccgggtgcgggtgtcggcgtgcgggggcgggcgccgggggccgggcgcggaacgccgggggtcggccggcgcgcgggggagggcaccgggggccgggcgcgggacgtcGAGGGTCAGctcgcgggggcgggcgccgggggccgggtgcgggacgccgagcgTCGGGCGCCGGgggcgggcacgggcacgggcgcggGACCGGGGGCTGGTGTGGGTGGGCGCCgagggccgggtgcgggacgccgagcgccgGGGGACGGGTGCGGGATGCCGAGCGCCGGGCACCGAGGGCGGGCGAGGGTGCGGGGGCGGGCACGGGACTggtggcggaaaccctaggcgcgcgggcagcctgacggcgtcggtggaagaagacagcgcccagactgACTCCCGTGCGTCGGTTCTCCTATTTATACTccctcctatttgtaggggcggttcctga